Below is a genomic region from Rhodohalobacter sp. 614A.
GGTGAATCACTTTGTAATTATGGAAAACGGAATTGTCCGGCTGGAATTGGGCCCATCCGATATGCGTCGCGATCTGGCTATCATGACAAATATCAACCAAGCGAACAGAAATCTGATGGCTCCACTTTCATTACCCATTGGGAATTCGCAAGAGCTTGGCTGGGGGGATATGGTATATGCCCTGGGATATCCGAAAGGCGCTAAAATGGTTACCATGGGCACGGCAAGCCGTAGCGATCATCCCACAAGAAGTATCCTGATAGACGCTTCTTTTAACAGGGGATTTAGCGGAGGTGCACTTTTTGCTGTTAGAAATGCCGATTCTGGTTTGGAATTTATGGGGATTGTTACATCTGCATTGGGAGAAAATGAAACCTATCTGACACCGGAAATTTCAGAAACCAAAGACTTTGATCCTGATGTTCCCTACACGGGGCAACTTTATGTAAGAAATACGCCAAGAATTAATTACGGGATCACAAATGCGGTTGCCATTAACGAAATCATGGAGTTTTTTATTGAGAATGAAGAAGAAATGAATGATCTGGGAATGATTATTCCGTAGCCGGTGATTTATGCAAATCGGTTTATAGATAAGTGCAGGTTCACACATTTCATCATCTTGACTTCTTTGAATTTTACAGGAACGTTTTTATCTGGTGGCAGGTTTATTTTGTTCAATCTATTAAAAGCATGAACCGTGCCGGCCGGTTGGGTCACCTTCAGGTTTTTGTCTGAAATCTTTGTAAAGTCGAACCGGGTACTCTTTGAAGAAATGTTTAGCGGGGATAAAATCATCTTCAAAATCTATTTCTACAGATACGTTATACATTCATTTTGCAGTTTCTCATATAGATTTTCTGCACAATACTTTTTGCCGGTCAAAAGTTTGGTCGATTTCATCGGCTCCAGGGCATGACTAAAAATTCCATCGGTATTGATAAAAAATGTAAGATGTTTGATGAAAGCTGATCAGGCAGAATCATATATTAAAAGTCACCGACAAGTGCTGAGAAGCAAGGGCAGTAAAATTTTTGCGTGAAAAGATGCGGTTTATAAATTAAAAAAGTTTTTGAAATGCCTATGATATTTCGCTTAAACGGATTAGTAACTGATTTTAGAAGTTAACGGCCAGCCGGAGAAACCAGAAGTCTGCATGGCGGAAAAGATTGTATGATAAATTTTTCACTTCCATTTTCGAATCCGGTTTTAATTTTTGCGCTGGTGATGCTCATTATCCTGCTGGCGCCCATTCTTTTCAGGAAACTGAAAATTCCGGGCATTGTTGGGTTGATTCTTGCTGGAACACTGGTCGGTCCGAGTGTTTTGGGCTTGCTGGAGCGGGATAATACAATTGAACTCCTGGGTACCGTCGGGCTGCTTTACCTGATGTTTATGGCCGGTCTGTCCATCGACCTGAACCGGTTTGAAAAGCTTCGGAATCAAAGTATTGGGTTTGGAACTGTTTCCTATTTACTGCCGGCATTGGGTGCGTATTATGGTGGGATTCACCTGTTGGGTTATTCGCTGGAAACATCGCTTCTTCTCGGGGCCATTGTTGGCTCTCATACACTACTCGCCTATCCAATCGTTGAGCGACTGGGAATCACAAAGAATACGGCCGTGACGATGTCGATGGGAGGTACATTGGTTACAGACGCCCTCTCACTCGGGGTGTTGGCAATTGTAGCCGGAACGGTGAATGAAAGTTCGGGAGCGGGATACTGGACCGGATTCATCACCTCTATCGTGATTTTTTTGGTTGCCGCTATTATCATCCTTCCACGCCTGGGGCGCTGGTTCTTCCGAAATATGAAACACGACACCGATGTGGATTTTGTATTCATGATGGCAGTTCTGTTTTCTACCGCATTTTTAGCAGAACTTGCAGGATTGGCATCCATTATCGGGGCGTTTATTGCAGGCTTGCTTTTGAACCGGCTTGTACCGGCTTCAGGTACCCTGATGAGCCGAATCCAATTTGTAGGAAATGCACTGTTCATTCCATTCT
It encodes:
- a CDS encoding S1 family peptidase, giving the protein MKKQTHIYRIWEVKIIQFVLILLFIIAGCSSTRDIGRHSGNATDTGYYRNHVNSGLIRMQIEEGFRSILRIQNNVIYRTYQFYLDELPSESEVHGQNLNEISVQSYLDDQSTAGTAIVLTEFRGRYALLTAAHTVSYPDTIWHYHDDSPDPDDPLVEAVSVRQSVNHFVIMENGIVRLELGPSDMRRDLAIMTNINQANRNLMAPLSLPIGNSQELGWGDMVYALGYPKGAKMVTMGTASRSDHPTRSILIDASFNRGFSGGALFAVRNADSGLEFMGIVTSALGENETYLTPEISETKDFDPDVPYTGQLYVRNTPRINYGITNAVAINEIMEFFIENEEEMNDLGMIIP